catatcctctgtaactaaaatagtttatatcctctagtatatatacatatttatttctgtttgtttaattattctcaaaacaaatatttgcttgtttataatcagattccacttcaattttctctatttctcatgtataattatgatttttctcctttccttcctgttcttgcaaagccatttatccctaaatcttttgttattgctatttatttatttatatatattttctttttttacattttcttcaattagatttttagtttagtgttgttttacatttcagtattaagtagatattaagtgtgcccaaaaagcttgtgcttcataacgggctgtttgtctttcagttaattgtaccttaagcttatatatgtactacagacaaacataataaagtgtttaaagtgtttaaagtgtttaaaagtgagagagagaaagagaggagggaccGCGCACTTTGCTGTGCTCCCAGCCCAAGGCAAGCAGGCACGTgcccacacactgccacactgcCTGCACGCCCACAGGCAGCAGACGAGCCGCAaggtgaggctgagagggaagaagggagaagtggtggtaaatttatagtttaagccaatgtccccaatctgtacccacggcccacggcgttattattaatttccgacaagtagtgtaatcattagaaatgatgtgaatagtgagaagaacaaaatgaggtaggttattaccacgtagtgtgtaatggcttaaactataataaaacccaaGTGATCAATTggttccttgtttgtttgtttgtttgtttgttttgaaagtGATGAATATTTGTAtttggtggtggtttgtgtaTCCAGATGAGCAAAGGcaagtgttgtgtttgttagtAGGCTGAGCGTTGCAcctgttatcttgttaatacgtttttctggtgataaattcttTGACaaaatcactcccagatcttttcctcttgttgtcttatttattgtttcatttcccatcTTATAGTTACAGCCACACCTTGTGTTACTTTTTCCAAACTCCAAattcctctgttgcaggtgccaggtgtatcttgtctgtgcaggctgtgtgttaggctgaggctgaggcaggaagcccctcgctgcctgtgtggtgacggcctcctctgttgcaggtggcaggtgtatcttgtctgtgcaggctgtgtgttaggctgaggctgaggcaggaagcccctcgctgcctgtgtggtgacggcctcctctgttgcaggtgccaggtgtatcttgtctgtgcaggctgtgtgttaggctgaggctgaggcaggaaacccctcgctgcctgtgtggtgacggcctcctctgttgcaggtgccaggtgtatcttgtctgtgcaggctgtgtgttaggctgaggctgaggcaggaagcccctcgctgcctgtgtggtgacggcctcctctgttgcaggtgccaggaCTCCCTCCGTGCATCCCTCCTGCAGCCCCAGGCTTCCTGCAGGACCGGACGCAGCCAGGAGCAGCGTTGCAATGGAGGGTGCAAGGccaggaaacagcagcagcagcagcagcagcagcagcagcaggaacaggcTGGAGCAGCGGGCGACCCAGGGCGTGAGGACCTACACTTGTGACCACTGCGGCAAAGTGTGCTCCACCAAGGCTGCCATTGCCAGACACGTCCTCTCCCATGCCAGCAAGACAAGGctgagaggcaggagtggccCCGCTGAACACACTGCCACCCACACTGGTGGCAGGAACCACAAGTGTGACCTCTGCGGGAAGACATTTGTCCGGAAGAGTCATCTTgcctcacacatcctcacccacactggggagagaaagttccagtgcctggagtgtgggaaaaaatttatccagaaaggtgatcttgacagacacatcctcatccacactggggagagaaagttccagtgcctggagtgtgggaaaaaattTGCCCACAAAAgtcatcttaacacacacatcctcacccacactggggagagaaagttccagtgcctggagtgtgggaaaagatttacccgcAAAAGTCATCttaacagacacatcctcacccacactggggagagaaagttccagtgcctggagtgtgggaaaagatttacccacaaaagtcatctcaacacacacatcctcacccacactggggagagaaagttccagtgcctggagtgtgggaaaagatttacccagaagggttcccttgacagacacatcctcacccacactggggagagaaagttccagtgcctggagtgtgggaaaagatttaccctgaagggttcccttgacagacacatcctcacccacactggggagagaaagttccagtgcctggagtgtgggaaaagatttaccctgaAGGATTCccttgacagacacatcctcacccacactggaaagaagaagagaaaacagccaAAATTATAGCTGTtgcagtttgtttgtttgtttgtttgtttgtttgtttgtttgtttgtttgttttgaaagtGATGAATATTTGTATTTCGTGGTGGTTTCTGTCCTGGCACTTATGCAGAGGATGGGCATACAGTTCCAggccctgccaccaccaccgccaccaccagcagcagcagcagcagcagcacagccacaggagggggaggagaaggcccTGCTGGCACCCAACCCCCCCACCATCCCAGGACACTCTTCCTGCTGTGGAGAGATCAGATTGTTCCACTGAGTACACCTCCAGGTTggtctgttaggttaggttgggttagtttttgagttagttggttagtttgTGTGTTAGTTTGTACTGTAGGTGAGTCTgttattcagaaatgctttgctctttcaccaccactgttttccaaggccacacagaGATCATTAGCTGGGTTCTCCAGAGTGTTTCTCATATTAAtaacatagaaatcttgttaatctgtcactataatcataaaaacacctttaaaacccATGTCagttcaagtagagccttttgaaagcaggTAGGCAttttctcaagggtgtttctcctgttaataatgtagaaaccttgttaatctatcactacaaccataaagaCACTCTtgaaacctgtgtcacttcaaccagagcctcTTAAAAGtagtgtttctcgtgttaataaCACAGAAACCCCGTAACTCTTGACATTATAACCATAAAAATGCCCTCCAAACCTGTGACActttaactacagccttttgaaagtagtggtgttGGCAGAAGTCTTAAGAATACAGTccaccccaccactaccaccaccaccaccacctgtcccttCTGCAGGTACCTGACGGACTTTGAGCCGGTGCAGCGTCTGGCGCGGGGCGGGCTTGGTGTGGTGTGTCGGGTGCGGAACAAGTTGGATGAGAATGAGTATGCCGTGAAGAGGATCAACCTGCCAAccaagtgagtgtgtgtatgtgtgagtgtttgtgaggcagacagacagacagacagacagacagacagaaagacagacagagagagagagagggagggagggatagactgacagagatgcagagagagagagagagagatagatagacagagagagagagagagagagagagagagagagagagagagagagagagagagagagagagagagagagagagagagacagtgttagacagacagagagagagagagatagacagaggcagggttagacagacaaagaggcatacactgacagagagacagacagagacagggatAAAGTaacagagatggagagagaaaaagacaaacagagacattgAGAgatgtttcagtgtgtgtgtgtgtgtgtgtgtgtgtgtgtgtgtgtgtgtgtgtgtgtgtgtgtgtgtgtgtgtgtgtgtgtgtgtgtgtgtgtgtgtgttgatttatgAAGAAGATGGCAAATAGTGGGAATTTTCTGATGTGTtttgtactttatattttctttgcttcattcatttttttttcttgttttttgtttccatgtgtatttcattcatgtttttcctttctccttctctctctattcctttatttttttcctttcacctaTATACTTCATTcgtatctttcctctcttcttcattctcttccctcaGTATATAAAGCTACATTAGGGtaatacatgtgtgtgtttgtttgtacatAAGTTACAACACCACTCcctgccacaccacaccaccaaccacactaacactgcaccaccaccaccactgcagcaaGTCATCTGCtgagagagtgaagagggaggtgagggcCCTGGCTAAGTTCAACCACGCCAACATTGTCGTCCGCTGCTACAACAGCTGGCCGGAGACGCCCCCCCCAGGATGGCAGGACCCCCAAGACGCCGTGCACAGCCAGCAAGTCTCCTGCGTTTGTGTGCGTATGTTTGTGTGCGCATTTACTTAGCGGTGACACACAGGAGAGGAGGTAATTTCCTACTGTCCTGTCTTCATAACTGTTCTTATCCAACAGAGTGCAAAGCCTTGAATGCCGAACCACCAGCACGCAGGGGAACACCGCAGTGGATTGTTAAACGGTCATTTACTGTGTCTTTCCATAGTCCTgcttgtttctgtctctctgtgtctctggtTTTGGTGTCTCCCTCCCAAACATTATTTTCACAACAAGCCACAAACCAACATCCCTTCATTAACACTTAGATACCTTAACTTAACTCACCCCCAAAATTCCCACAAACTGACtaacttgttttttgtttattgtttgtttgtttattttatttattttattgatgtattttttatttgaaagtAGCCATATTCTTAaggtttttatggttctgtttattattgtttgggCTGTCCTGTGTTTGTGATTGCTGGACTCATATAGAAATgggtagttttattattattattatttatttatttatttatttatttatttatttatttattctgtattatttttgatgtttttattattttgttgtttatttttgtgttatttatttagccTGCCTGGCATACAGTTAGATTgagtgttattttgttgtttatttgtttatattgttttattttatttagtatttgttTAGTTAATGATTTagtgttattggtgttttttgtgtttatttgtgtatgcAGTTTTATTTACagctatttattgatttatttttattgatgtatttgtttttagtttagAGTCTGGCCAACAATTACTATTTCTATATGATTACTTTTCATATTAAGGAGACTGGCcaaggcaaaacaccctttgtacAGTGCAACTCCTgaaacaaaagaggagaaaaatgattgAAGTTCCTGAGGTGTCTAATACTCCTCTTTTGAGACAGGCAGCAGAGTCCCAGAGTGCACCAGTGAAGGGGTGAAACAATGACAATACTGCCTGgctcttgcactagtgaggtggacagaatagggatgagaataaagagaaattgTCATAGGAAATACAAACTGGCAGACTTTAGAGTGTAACAGTGAAGGGGTTGAAAAAGTGGAGGTACTGTTTAGCTCTTGCACTAgtggggtggacagaataggagaggATTCTTAAAAGTTTGGCATTGTTAGCTTGAAAGATTATACTTGAAAGATTATTTATTACATGTTGaaaggacagaatagggatgaaaatatatagaaagtcttgtgaagatactggttaactcttgtactagtgaggtagacagaataggaggCCATTCTAACAAGTTTGCCAGTGTTAGTTTGAAAGgcaatacttaaaaaaaagacttgTTACATATTTaaaggacagaataggggtgaaaataaatgagaagaagtagaaagtcttgttaCCAGGGGGACATGAGAAAAATTTTGGCAGTGTTAATGTGTTTGTTACCGACTTTTTTCACCTCGCAtcacctctgtctctctcctgaacctctaaaaaaatatgtagaatgCATTTAGACAAGTTAGGAaggaggttaagagagagaggtgagatgaagtgagaatattcctatgtattttctGTCATAACACCTCATATCACCTTTTGTCTCCCCTGAACCTCTAAAAATATCAACAGTGAGACATTTAGACAAgttagggaggtgaagagagagagagaggtgagatgaagtgacattattcctgtctctctcccagcttaaactttcaaaaatatttataatgagaAATGTAGACAAGTTAGAGAGGTGTAGAGAGatagaggtgagatgaagtgacattattgttttgtttcttgcctaacacctttctctctctccttctcttggccTCTGCCTCCTCAAAAAGAGCCTATATTAATGAACTGGTGATGGTACAGGCCTATAATACCTTGTAACaacatttcatcataaaatcTGCCAACGCTGGTTCAATTATAATCATTGTCATTCCTCATGCTAAgcttagtattattattattattattattattattattattattattattattattattattattattattattattattattattattattattattactattactattattattactattatcattatgatgTCATGCATtagtgttttcatttgtttcctgcGCCGTCATTGGTGCAGGAAATATCATGATGTTTTGGTTGCAAGAGTCCATGTATATATAGATTGAGCCATCGTATTCATGTTTAtcattgtgtggtgttgtaaatatactttatctgtaaataaaaaatgtatcctatgacatttgtttattttcttgtatgtgtgttaggttaggttagcatagtCTATATACAAGCTCTTGGCAGTGCATATATATCACAGACAGATTGTTAGACAGTAAATTAATTTGAAGTAGAAccaattgttgtgtgtgtgttaggttagcctaTCACACCCTTATCTTAGAAATATTCCTTTGTACATGCTTATGTACCACAGCCAGATAGACAGTgattagggaggtggatggaatagtggtgaaagactgaatatactggttcactcttgcattgcggaggtggacagaatagtggtgaaagagtgaatatactggttgactcttgcattgcggaggtggacggaatagtggtgaaagagtgaatatactggttcactcttgcattggggaggtggacaataggagatgaaggagtgaagatattggttaactcgttctctattttattcgagttttcattaatttatggtTTAATTGTGAGTGATaggctaaccctttcactcGTTCAGTCTTCAGTATCATTATAAACACTCTACTGTGTCTTTCGTAACTTATAATTAATTTTTAGGTTCACTTATAAACTCAatcttctcgttttctatgattttattCGAGTTTCCGTCAATTTAAAGGTTTAATTATAAGTGATAGGCTAGTTGGCGCCCGGAAccgactccctctctctctctctctctctcttaacacctcACAGTGCTTCAAGTGAcatgttttcatttctattcgcTTATAAACTCAATCTACCCTCGCATTTCCTGCCATATAATTAAAGTATCCGGTTGTACCCCATGGTGAGGGTCCGCttgtttccacctccttcaccgagggagggaggcagactgCTCCTGGCGCTTTGggattctttatttatttatttattttttttattctcttcctcagtgtacctgggaaacaccgtgcagtgcggttgtgtgtgtgtcctcttttcatttaaacACCAGGGAACGGGACCACAGAGGCACAGGAGGTCAATTAAGGTGAGTTTAGTAGTGACAGGGAGCAGAGGTCTGGCTTCAACCTACGACActacctggaaaacactggaaatacctggaaaatacttgatacttaatagcaaaagggagaagagaagagagaaaataatgctatttatcatggaatagaggcggacacacacacacacacacacacatacatatatacacacacacacacatatatatacacacacacacacacacacacacacacacacacacacacacacatatgcatacacacagctgaaattaatccataaaatagagaaataacctTCACAACAACCagaaataacaaggaaagagagatagccAACTTTGTTTTCATCTGACCCCCCTCCCAGCCCTCCcgcggccgccatgatggattgcCAGAATCTACCCCCGgttctaatattttttctattttcttaacttatatatttaggctttttaacttagattttatggtttgtaaaaatatttggtggtgttttgagtgttttgcgtgcgagtgttaagggaaacatgtcgattatgaggttgtttcagcgtaaataagtgttgctgtttgccgttaaatttttcataccgccaaacataattttttatttcagccgcttggcaagattttatgggctcaaaaaatcgtttattgttttttaaatGTGTTGTGATGCTTTTGAGTGAAATACGTGGACTTTTAGAGGGGTTTTAGGCCCGTTGAAAACTCAAAATGTTGAcatttttaaattatttatttatttatttcagcttccggttaacttctgattgtttgtaaaaatagtttcgattttttaaagtgtattgTGTTCGTGATAAATGAGATTTGTGGactttggaatgttttttttttatcgtgtttgttcgaacactttttcatatagttatttaaatatagctttattattactgaagcttggaatatttttatatgtCAAGAATTAATCTAAAATTATGCCCTTTCATAATATGTAAAGCATTccggcctagctccatttttgcgaggggtcattttcaaaatcattCGCGTGACGTAAATATggcgtgacgtcatcagccgcCTTCATCTGGGGACCGAGACCTGGACCTTCCCACCTCCCAGTGCCCTTCCATCAGTGTTTAGTGtaatttcctatattttccagctgttttcatgcatagagaagaatagaaagaggaggaaagaaggagaaatgaagaaggaggaaaaagaagaaggaagggaaggaggaagacgagaaggaaaagaggaaatattaaGAAGACAATATTTTCACTGAATTTCCAGCGTTTTAAAGGTAAGcaaaagtagttgtagtagcagtagcagtagtagtagtagtagtggtggtggtggtggtggtggtgtagcagCCTTGTTATAATATAAgatgaagtgttttgagttaaatacgcaattttttttctaggcattttgaaatagaagtgagagtttttggtgttttgaaagggaatATTCGTgcttgcagtgttttttttaaagtgaaTTCTTCGTTTCTGTGGCGTTTTAAAAAGGcaggggatgttttttttttttttttttttgtattttttgtgtgtttttttaagattttcgtgtttttcaagtttgtttgggtagaaattgttattttttcgcTGTCTGGGTAGTTGTGTGTCtcttttttaagtatttttggctagaaatgtgtgttttttgggtgttttggaagcaaattatatgtttttttcggtgtttttgtgTAGAAGTAAGTGTTtcttgggtgttttgaaaggagaatgtgttttttttattgtttttggtttggaaaagtgtgtttttgggtgttttgaaaggaaattacatgtttttcagtgttttttgggcataaataagtgttttttggggtgttatgAAAGGAAATCgcatgtttttcagtgtttttgggtagaaatgtgtgtttttttgggttttgaaaggaaattaagtgttatttaagtgtttttgactagaaatgtgtgttttttggtgtgttgaaAGGAAATCgcatgtttttcagtgtttgggtagaaatctatgtttttttgggtgttttgaaaggaaatcacgtgttttttcagtttttttttgcgtagaaattaatgtttttgagttatttctGACCGGTAATCAGTGTTTTCTTTGGGTACTGTTAATAGAAATAGCTGTTCTGGGacgattttgtgtttttttgagtattaaaaggagaaaaatagtgttGCTAGATGTTATTGGGCAGGAAAATttgtgtttctaggtgtttttggggaggaaaattgtgctagatgttttggggaggaaaattgtgtttgtAGGTGTtcttggaaggaggaaaaatgtgcttCTAGGTGTTTTGAGGGAGtaaaattgtgtttctgggtgtttttggggaggaaaattgtgtttctaggtgtttttggggaggaaaattgtgtttctgggtatttttggggaggaaaattgtgcttcTAGGTGTTCTTGGGAGGATAATTGTGTTTCTAGATGATTTTGGGGAGTAAAattgtttctgggtgtttttggggaggaaaattgtgtttctaggtgtttttggggaggaaaattgtgcttctggatgtttttggggaggaaaaatgtgtttctaggtgtttctggtgtgtgtgtgtgtgtgtgtgtgtgtgtgttgccttgtctttcgttgtacatatgcttatgcagtgtgtgtgtgtgtgtgtgtgtgtgtgtgtgtgtgtgtgtgtgtgtgtgtgtgtgtgttgccttgtctttcgttgtacatatgcttatgctgtgtgtgtgtgtgtgtgtgtgtgtgtgtttataaaacGTAGGCGCGCGTACATTTGTGTTGCAGtggtttgagtgtgttttggggaagttttggtgtgtgttggtgtgattATTTTGGGGTTTGGGAATTGTGTAATGATGCTGGCGATAGTTATGGGGGGGTGTCAGGCTAGATGCAGGATGCTTGCGCTAACACGACAGATTTTAAGGTGTTTTGGGAAGGAGGTGTTGTATAAGACGTGTGTGAGGGGTGTTGTAATGTGCGTTGTGATATATGAAGCTATTAGATGCAAGTGTGGGGCCAGCAAAATGAAGTTAACAAACAGGCCTAACACTAATAAAATGACTCACACTAATTATATCGTAGGTATTGGctcagaactctctctctctctctctctctctctctctctctctctctctctctctctctctctctctctcatatatatatatatatatatatatatatatatatatatatatatatatatatatatatatatatatatatatatatatatataattttcctattttcgtgtttttgaagCAAGGTGAGGTAATGTTGCAAAGCAGAACAAAGTCTTTTTGTTGTggttatatatattgttgtggttatatatatatatatatatatatatatatatatatatatatatatatatatatatatatatatatatatatatatatatatcgttataTAAGCACAACAAGAGACTTTATTgagtccaatgtgccaagcttctcggagtcacggtggacgaccagctgacctggaagcagcatgtcgccagcaccgtgagatcagctacctacaggctgtacatgctgcgcagactcaggtcgctggggacgccgacagatgagttaaggggggtgtaccttaccttcatcctccccaaactcatgtacgcctccccagcgtggtcctcctccctcacacacactcaacagctacagctagagagtgtgcagaaaagggcgtgcagggtcatccttggccctgcatacaccacctatgaagaagccctgaccaccctgagtctgtccagaatatccaccaggcaccgagaggctctggagaagtttgggaggggactaatgCATCataccgtttattattattattattattattattaggtggGGACGAAATACACCACGGAACAGTACAGCAAGACAGTCGTTCCTGGTGCGGCTGATGCGTTTGAGCATGTCCAGCGATGCGGAGGTGCGGCAGACAGTGCAACACATCCTGCACACACTGCTCCACCGGCACCACAATGCTCATTACCTGGCCAAACCTACGTCACTGTCTGGGTCCTTCATTgtttgtttagtgtgtgtgtgtgtgtgtgtgtgtgtgtgtgtgtgttttccttttatgtgtgttgtgtgagtgtctgttttcttctcttcttcttcttctgtagtgctgggaaattaattatgtatatttctacttttttcctagtctaaggcccatgtaatgtgcgaagatgaccagaatctcagtaccatgtgactaacccccccccccccccttcccctcctctcctcagtgtccttttgtccttgctttccacccccccccccctcagcgtcactgtgttgaccacttctataacaaaatttaccccgtgaataaacgtaatttctcttgcttggccaggttatagaggcgaatttttcacctaatcccagagaatggggagcccttaatacgataaaattaattctataatggtaaggtcttaaaccagctcaaacaaatcccagataattacgccgcgccaatgaggttgacgaatctaataagtcttctttgcttcgcatccctgtcacccctgttgctacgcaagccgggaagagataccagactttgactaattccccaattgatttcaaaagtccattgaattaaacttcttaaagtaacaactataaagtaaacagtaacttaattattcatatttttcatccctgaactcacaacctagtcgcccccccccccactaaaaacaaaattataacttaataaatttccccattggaaacctttatctttaatttcccgccgatttcctcaagCAAAGCCAGAccctcttggattcccctcaggtgagcatgcagtctgataatctcctcctccatttcctgtaatattaagtaagtgtttgtttaacaataattttactaaagcagactctcttggattcccctcagaccctcttggatttctctcagatattcctgttgataaactatttctgagtggatagatattcgcattttttcgtcttttttgttggttttcacCACGTGACTAgcgaaaccacctggttcgagatcaccgtgtgagactgtcctcaggtctatacatactttttgattatatttgttatttatttatttattctctggtctcccccgcaattcagtagtcgcgaaaatacct
The window above is part of the Scylla paramamosain isolate STU-SP2022 unplaced genomic scaffold, ASM3559412v1 Contig4, whole genome shotgun sequence genome. Proteins encoded here:
- the LOC135096553 gene encoding eukaryotic translation initiation factor 2-alpha kinase-like is translated as MNICISWWFLSWHLCRGWAYSSRPCHHHRHHQQQQQQQHSHRRGRRRPCWHPTPPPSQDTLPAVERSDCSTEYTSRYLTDFEPVQRLARGGLGVVCRVRNKLDENEYAVKRINLPTNKSSAERVKREVRALAKFNHANIVVRCYNSWPETPPPGWQDPQDAVHSQQVSCVCVRMFVCAFT
- the LOC135096550 gene encoding gastrula zinc finger protein XlCGF8.2DB-like, with the translated sequence MEGARPGNSSSSSSSSSSRNRLEQRATQGVRTYTCDHCGKVCSTKAAIARHVLSHASKTRLRGRSGPAEHTATHTGGRNHKCDLCGKTFVRKSHLASHILTHTGERKFQCLECGKKFIQKGDLDRHILIHTGERKFQCLECGKKFAHKSHLNTHILTHTGERKFQCLECGKRFTRKSHLNRHILTHTGERKFQCLECGKRFTHKSHLNTHILTHTGERKFQCLECGKRFTQKGSLDRHILTHTGERKFQCLECGKRFTLKGSLDRHILTHTGERKFQCLECGKRFTLKDSLDRHILTHTGKKKRKQPKL